GCCAGTATATGCTTCTCTAACGGGAAATAATGGTGATCTAAGCAGGCTTACCCCTATTATACCATTCATCCAGCTATATCCATATTTTGAATCAGTAATAATGGATACACCGAATTCGCCGTTTGATATATCTACCCATGAATGCCCTGGTGCTTCATATTTTGCTTTATCAAATGGATCACTTGTTCTGAGAGGATCTTTTCTTATGGTAACACCGTAGGGAGCTTCGAATACTGCGGTTTCTGAATTAATATTTAATGGTATGAGGAGCTTGAGCATTTTATGTTTTGTTTTCCATATGATGTCCAAGTATATTTCGACATATGGTTTGTCAGCATATAAGCCGATCTCGGCTGATATATCTGCATAGCCTCTATTAAACAATTGTTTATAGATATATCTACACTTAACCGATGCATATAGTGGTCCACGATGTTTTATCTCTACCCCTACAGGCTCCGGATCTTTGTGGAGATACTTGTTTATTCCGTCAAGATAATATGTTTCCCAAGCATCAAATAATCCTGCAGCATATAATCTCCCCCTGGTAGGCATAGGTAGGTCATTATATATTCTTAGCCGAATCGGTTTCCTGATAATATTAAGGTTAAAACGTTTATCGAATATGCTTGTTATCAAACACTTCTTTTTATCAATTATTATTTTCAAATAGTTATTTTCAAGAAATATGAAGTCTCTATCCTCATTTATCTCAACAGTATCACTGGGTGAATCATTAAATTTACCTATAACTCTGAATCCTAGGGGTGGAATGTTTCTCACATATACTAATTTCTCATTATCCCCTAGATCCTGGTATACACCATTTATGTTTCCATGAATCCTCACATATGTGGTTAATGGGAAACCGTTTGGGTTAAACAATACATACTTACCATTTATTTTCTCCAATATCTTCTCGAGCCCTCTTCGATAAAGTTTCGATAACTGCTTAAACAACACGTATGCCCTAGTTCTAACCTCTATGTATACGTCTGGAGATAATGTTGCCGATAAAGCATCGTGTCCCTGATTTATCAGTAGTAGGCGCCAGAGCTTCTCAATAATGCTTGGGTATTCCGTGTTATATAAAATATTGAGTATTGTGTAAAGCTTTTCTATGCTCAGCAATAATTCTTCATTAATTCTATTAAGCTTCTTAATATATGAGCCTACAGTATATGTTCCTCTATGAAACTCTAAGTAGAGTTCTCCAGTGTATATGGGGATTTTATTATTATAGTGTTTTTCAACGTATTTGAAGTATTCTCTTACTCGTGAAGGCGTTATTGCAATAATATCTCTTTTACTTCTACGCCATTCTATTATGTTGTTTATTGTGTCCTCATCTATTCCGCCGCCATGGTCTCCTTTACCGTAAATTATCAATAATGCTGGGATTAATTGTTTTCTTAATTGTTCCTGGACAGCATATATTATTCTTTCATAATTGGTTAAGAACTCATTATAATCTAGAGGAGTAATATATCCCAATACCTTGCTATCATCGTTACCGCGCCAAATAAAGATATGGTATGGGAAATCATTGGCATCGTTCCATCTAAGCTTAGATGTAACAAAGTATTTGATACCGGATTTTCCAAGTAGCTGGGGGAGGCTGGAGGGGAAACCAAAAGAGTCAGGTAAAAACAGTATCTCAGCATACCTGTTGAAACGTTGATAAAAGTATTTCTGGCTCATAACTAGTTGTCTAATAATTGATTCTCCCGAAGGCATATTTGCGTCAAACTCTATAAATCCCCCGGCAAGCTCCCAGCGTCCTTTCTCCACAAAACCTTTGATCTTATCGAATAAGGCATTATTGTTTTTCTCAATATATTCGTAGTAAAGAGAAGAACCCATAATAAAGTATAGATCACTATGTTTCTCCATCAAATTTATGATTTGAGAAAATGTTTCATTAACAACACGTAAAGATTCTTCCAGAGGCCAAAGCCATTCAGTATCAATATGAGAATACCCTGTAAGGAATACTTTTATATCCAATACGCCTGCACCATGATGGAGAATATCACTGCTAGAAATAGCTCTGAATAATTAAAAAGTGGGGCCGCGGGGATTTGAACCCCGGGTCACGGGGGCCCAACTCGGGCACTAGGTCCTATTTGGAGCCTAGTGTGCCCCGCATCCTAGCCAAGCTAGACTACGGCCCCACAATATCATTAATTTATCCATGTTATTTTCCTTTTAAAACTCTTTGTCAAGGTTTTTTCTATAGTTGAATAAAATGAGAAAATGCCGCCGCCGGGATTTGAACCCGGGACAACCGGATCTCCCCTGAGCTCGGCCGACTTCGGACCATGACTCCGTATGAGTCCGGCGCTCTGCCAGGCTGAGCTACGGCGGCTTCAATTTTTTGATTATATTTATGGGATTTATAAATATTAGATGGAAAAGCTTTTTTATATTACAATTACTACTTCGCTATTTGCCCTCTCCTTATTGATTTCTCTTCCCTCAATTTTAGACATTTCCAATATTATTCTCTCAAGCGCCATTCTTATTAGTTCACTGCGTGAAATACCTAGGATTGATGCGTATTCATCTATTTTCTCGACTAAATCCTCATCTGCTTTAAAAGTGACCACTTTTAAAACCATTATATATCATCCCAAATACGTTCTCTGGTTATTGATTTATGTTTTGTTTTAGTGTATATAAACTTCAATACTTGATCAATTAAAGAGGGGTAGGTGAAAGTATTAGCCACGGGATAATTAGGATAAAACTATATATCTCCCATAAACTAACAAAAATAACCTGGAGATAATAAAGGGCCCGTAGCCTAGCCAGGATAGGGCGCCGGCCTCCTAAGCACAGTATTTTAGCAGGGCCAGCCGGAGACCCGGGGTTCGAATCCCCGCGGGCCCGCATATATTTTTTCCAAAACAATATGGGAGGTGGGCTCGATGGGTTTCTCAGTTGAAATGATTGTGTTAAATGATAATGTTGGTAGACCCGGCCTTCTCAATGATTGGGGTTGGAGCGTATATGTTGAAGTTATGGGTGAAAAAATACTTTTCGATGCTGATACTTCTCCAGAAATAATAAGATTTAATACTAAACAATTAGGAGTTGATCTAGAAAAGCTGGATTATTGTTTCTTAAGCCATCACCACGGCGATCACTACGGCGGGTTCGAGTACTTCGCTGATTTAAAACGTAAACTAAAAATATATGTACCACCCGGCGATGTTGATTATTTGAAAAACTATAATCTCACACCAATAATTATACGTGAACCGGCAAAATTATCAACAAATACTTGGAGCACTGGCCCCCTTAAATATGGCTATATATATGAGCATGGATTATTCATTTATAACGAAGAAATAGATCCAATCCTTATCGTTGGATGCAGCCATCCAGGTGTAGATAAACTAGCCGGGGCCGTGAAGAAAATTACTGGGAAAGACTTGTTCTTAGTGATTGGAGGATTTCATTCTCCACCGAGAAAAGTTATCGATAACTTAGCAAGTATCACGAAATATATATGTCCTACACATTGCAGCGGTGAAGCAGCCAAGAACTATGTTATGAAAACATATCCGGAAAAATACTGTAAAGCTAGAACAGGCTCTATAATAAAGGTTAAGGATCAAAAAATAGAAGTCACTTATTAGCCGAGAAATGTATCAAGCAGAAACATTATAATAAAACCTATGAAGAAACCAAGTGTGGATAAATCGTCGTGGCCATGACTATATATTTCAGGGACAAGTTCGTGGACAACAACATATATCATTGCTCCAGCTGAAATACTCATTAGAAAAGGCATAAGTGGTTCTAGAAGATTACCGGACAAAATAATTATGCCCAGAGGAATATATGCAGCTGCTAATTCGGAAAAACCACTGATTATCCCTAATACTAATGATTTCTTAGAATCATTTGAAATACTATAATAGGGTAGAGACACAGCTAATCCTTCAGGAATATCCTGTATACCTATAGCTATAGCCACTAATAACCCGGTTTTAAGCTCGTAAATCGTCGATACTCCTACAGCCATGCCTTCGGGTATATTATGTATAATGATTGCTAAAACAACTAGTGTTATCCGCTTAACTTTTCTTTGAAACGATTTAGGTCCTTCATAGCCTTTAATTAAGTGTAGATGAGGCAAGGATTTATCTAGTGAATAAATAGTTAGAGCGCCTATCACGAATCCGGAGTATACACATAAATAACAACCTGTCTCTAATGAGGGAATCAACAGGCTTGTAAACGAAGCTACAAGCATTACACCAGCGGAGAAGCCTAGTCCAGAATAAATATATTTCTCCCCGATCCTCTCACCTAAAACTACGGGGATGGAGCCAATAGAGGTTAGTATTGCAGGAATAAAACCAATAAATAATATTTGGAGCGGAAGAGGTAGTTTTACTAATCCCTCTATAATATAATTTAAATCAATCAACATAAATAAGACCTTAAGGCTTAACAGTATAATATAATCTTTTCCTCTTCCTACCCTTATTAACAATCTTCAATGGAACAATCTCGCCGATCTCACCCGTATTCTTAACGTGGGGGCCGCCATCTGCTTGTATATCAACACCGGGTATCTCAACTATTCTTAACACATCAATATTTGGGGGCGTACGTTTAGCTAGTTTTACAATACCAGGTATTTTCAAGGCTTCCTCCCGCGGTAACCAATAAATTTTTACCTCAATATTGCGCTTAATGATCTGATTAGCTTTTTCAACTATATCTAGGAATAGTTCTTTATTGAATTCCTCGAGGCTGTAATCATCATAAGCGTATTCTTCGGAGATATTACCGCCAGTAATTAATGCTCCATGCTCGTTATACATTATGGAAGCTAATATATGAGCTGCTGTGTGTAGTCTCATGAGTTTATATCTTCTATTCCAATCAATAACTTGTTTAACAACATCACCCACCTTAAGATCATGTTCTCCATCGACAATATGGACCACGTCACCTATATTTTTATCAATCAAAACCTGGACAACTCTATATTCTCCACCATCTTTAACCAGCTTACCAGTATCGTGGTCAACACCGCCGCTTCTAGGATGAAAAATTGTTGTATTAAAAACTATCTTGTTACCAATAACTTCTCTAACCCTTGCAATGTTCTCCTTCAAATATGAGTCATATTGATATAAGAGCTTTGTAGTCATTAATCATCACATCCACATATTATAAATAGAATGGTAGCCGGGCGGGGATTCGAACCCCGGTCACGGGGGTTCTCCCCAGAATCTATGACTGGGCCAGAGCCCCGCATCCTTGGCCGCTAGACGACCCGGCTACTTATTCTCATCATATTTGTTTAATTAATTATTCTGGGTTTTTATACTTTGGTATCTAATAGGATCCTTTTTGAAGCAAATTTTTTAAAATAAAACACAGTTAAAGTTATAAACCTTGCCATTGATGGATTTATATAGTTTATGGAAAAGTTTATAAGGGTTCTAACATACATGTTAATAGCTAAAAATATTTATGGTGAATAATATGTCTGATCCTATAAAAACTTCTCAAAAAGATAAACAAAAATGTCCAGAGGATCAAATAATTTATGATCCGGAGATGGGTGAATATATTTGTTTATTAACAGGCGAGGTAATTGAGGAAAAAGTTATTGATGATAGACCTGAGTGGAGAGCATTCACCCCCGAGGAGAGGGAGAGGAGAAGCAGAATAGGAGGACCATTAACAAGCACTGTTCACGATAGAGGATTAGCTACTGCAATAGATTACTCAAACAAAGATGCTACAGGCAAAAGACTAGAGCCACGTAGGAGACTAGAAATACAGAAGCTTCGAAGATGGCAGGCAAGATCAAGAATACAAAGTAGTATTGAGAGAAACCTTGCCCAAGCAATGAATGAGCTAGACCGATTATCAGACCAGCTCAACCTGCCTAGAAACGTGAAAGAAGAAGCAGCTAGAATTTATAGGAGAGCTGTTGAAAAAGGTCTTGTACGTGGAAGAAGTATTGAAAGCGTAATAGCTGCTGCAATATATGCGGCTTGCCGAGAATTAAAGGTTCCAAGAACCCTGGATGAAATATCTAAGCATACTAAGAGTAGTAGAAAAGATATTGCTAGATGCTATAGATTACTCCTCAAAGAACTCGATATAAAAGTGCAGACAAGCGACCCCATAGATTTCATACCGCGAATAGCGCATGCTTTGAATCTAGGCGGCGGTGTAATGAAGAAAGCAGCCGAGATACTACATAAAGCTAGATCAATAGGTGTTACAGCAGGAAAGGACCCCGCAGGACTGGCGGCAGCCGCAGTATATATAGCTGCACAATTATCAGGTGAACGTAGAACGCAGAAAGAAATTGCACATGTAGCTGGAGTAACTGAGGTAACTGTAAGAAATAGATATAAAGAACTTGCAAAAGAGCTGGGAATAGAACTTCCAACTACATAACTTGTATAAAATAAATTAAAATTAACATTTTTATTTAGTCCTTCTATTCCCTCTGCTGTATTGTCTAGTCTATTATCATTATGTTTTCTGGTAGAAAACCAAGCTCATTTATTAATATATCTTTAACTCTATGTCTATGATCTCCTTGTAACTCTATTTTACCGTCCTTAACTGTTCCTCCAGTTGCAAGTTTTGATTTCAATTTTTTAGCTAATTGTTTTAATTCGCTTTTCGAACCAGTTAATCCCTCAATAACAGTTACTTCCTTACCAAATTTCCGCCTATCTAGCCTGATTTTGATTATTTGCTGTTCTCTCTCCAACTGCTCAACTAGTTCAGGAGGGAGCCCACCATATATTGATGAAAAGTCCTCCTCCATGCCTTTTTCCAACCATTTAATCTTATTATTCTTCTATACATTATTGTTTATTGGCAGTTTATAAAATTTATATTCCACTTATACTATTGAATGAACTGTTATATAATGCCCTTGGTGTGAGAGCATGGTTAAGTATAAATGTGCTAGATGCGGCAGAGAATTTGACCTGGAAGAAATGATTAGTATTTATGGGAGACAGCGTGTTAGATGCCCATATTGTGGATACGAGATAATATAT
This is a stretch of genomic DNA from Staphylothermus hellenicus DSM 12710. It encodes these proteins:
- the alaXM gene encoding alanyl-tRNA editing protein AlaXM, whose translation is MTTKLLYQYDSYLKENIARVREVIGNKIVFNTTIFHPRSGGVDHDTGKLVKDGGEYRVVQVLIDKNIGDVVHIVDGEHDLKVGDVVKQVIDWNRRYKLMRLHTAAHILASIMYNEHGALITGGNISEEYAYDDYSLEEFNKELFLDIVEKANQIIKRNIEVKIYWLPREEALKIPGIVKLAKRTPPNIDVLRIVEIPGVDIQADGGPHVKNTGEIGEIVPLKIVNKGRKRKRLYYTVKP
- a CDS encoding translation initiation factor encodes the protein MEEDFSSIYGGLPPELVEQLEREQQIIKIRLDRRKFGKEVTVIEGLTGSKSELKQLAKKLKSKLATGGTVKDGKIELQGDHRHRVKDILINELGFLPENIMIID
- a CDS encoding MBL fold metallo-hydrolase — protein: MGFSVEMIVLNDNVGRPGLLNDWGWSVYVEVMGEKILFDADTSPEIIRFNTKQLGVDLEKLDYCFLSHHHGDHYGGFEYFADLKRKLKIYVPPGDVDYLKNYNLTPIIIREPAKLSTNTWSTGPLKYGYIYEHGLFIYNEEIDPILIVGCSHPGVDKLAGAVKKITGKDLFLVIGGFHSPPRKVIDNLASITKYICPTHCSGEAAKNYVMKTYPEKYCKARTGSIIKVKDQKIEVTY
- a CDS encoding DNA-directed RNA polymerase subunit P, encoding MVKYKCARCGREFDLEEMISIYGRQRVRCPYCGYEIIYKVARSYRLVKAI
- a CDS encoding ZIP family metal transporter, whose translation is MLIDLNYIIEGLVKLPLPLQILFIGFIPAILTSIGSIPVVLGERIGEKYIYSGLGFSAGVMLVASFTSLLIPSLETGCYLCVYSGFVIGALTIYSLDKSLPHLHLIKGYEGPKSFQRKVKRITLVVLAIIIHNIPEGMAVGVSTIYELKTGLLVAIAIGIQDIPEGLAVSLPYYSISNDSKKSLVLGIISGFSELAAAYIPLGIIILSGNLLEPLMPFLMSISAGAMIYVVVHELVPEIYSHGHDDLSTLGFFIGFIIMFLLDTFLG
- a CDS encoding ribbon-helix-helix protein, CopG family, whose product is MVLKVVTFKADEDLVEKIDEYASILGISRSELIRMALERIILEMSKIEGREINKERANSEVVIVI
- a CDS encoding transcription initiation factor IIB; amino-acid sequence: MSDPIKTSQKDKQKCPEDQIIYDPEMGEYICLLTGEVIEEKVIDDRPEWRAFTPEERERRSRIGGPLTSTVHDRGLATAIDYSNKDATGKRLEPRRRLEIQKLRRWQARSRIQSSIERNLAQAMNELDRLSDQLNLPRNVKEEAARIYRRAVEKGLVRGRSIESVIAAAIYAACRELKVPRTLDEISKHTKSSRKDIARCYRLLLKELDIKVQTSDPIDFIPRIAHALNLGGGVMKKAAEILHKARSIGVTAGKDPAGLAAAAVYIAAQLSGERRTQKEIAHVAGVTEVTVRNRYKELAKELGIELPTT
- a CDS encoding alpha-mannosidase; the protein is MDIKVFLTGYSHIDTEWLWPLEESLRVVNETFSQIINLMEKHSDLYFIMGSSLYYEYIEKNNNALFDKIKGFVEKGRWELAGGFIEFDANMPSGESIIRQLVMSQKYFYQRFNRYAEILFLPDSFGFPSSLPQLLGKSGIKYFVTSKLRWNDANDFPYHIFIWRGNDDSKVLGYITPLDYNEFLTNYERIIYAVQEQLRKQLIPALLIIYGKGDHGGGIDEDTINNIIEWRRSKRDIIAITPSRVREYFKYVEKHYNNKIPIYTGELYLEFHRGTYTVGSYIKKLNRINEELLLSIEKLYTILNILYNTEYPSIIEKLWRLLLINQGHDALSATLSPDVYIEVRTRAYVLFKQLSKLYRRGLEKILEKINGKYVLFNPNGFPLTTYVRIHGNINGVYQDLGDNEKLVYVRNIPPLGFRVIGKFNDSPSDTVEINEDRDFIFLENNYLKIIIDKKKCLITSIFDKRFNLNIIRKPIRLRIYNDLPMPTRGRLYAAGLFDAWETYYLDGINKYLHKDPEPVGVEIKHRGPLYASVKCRYIYKQLFNRGYADISAEIGLYADKPYVEIYLDIIWKTKHKMLKLLIPLNINSETAVFEAPYGVTIRKDPLRTSDPFDKAKYEAPGHSWVDISNGEFGVSIITDSKYGYSWMNGIIGVSLLRSPLFPVREAYTGYVDIYKHIQNKMFDLIFLKFKGLIRKILNSLLMINTYLSYLRYSKKLLYMDQGRRTARIWIYPHKGTYVEGKTYHVARELSTIHIIGYKNSSAMKNINFSMMSVEPDDIAITTITQVEPYKILLRAYNPVNKTITACLRTSFRYSEAYETDFLGNMLGYLEEDNGCIKLSFKPYEVKTIIFQNR